The Denitrificimonas caeni genome has a segment encoding these proteins:
- a CDS encoding HD domain-containing protein, protein MSKKTQHILAWVLKVSEDGTTETWTLSNSKVNMFITANKGAMSHVNENGALANIDFCNGKLVGKPIIVDPHITAGFAYKQFQMVMPGHEERLRVMWTLLGLIEDPALKAFYWSVLSDDKIMSKFYRAKASESHHHCHEGGLFEHSVDVATAAVLHARQNGLGDRTANIAFVSGILHDIGKIEMYYNNPGAKKAEGCQHEALSFMVLSEQLEALKAADAVLFDAISSTLTAKMGSSRNEYLSETIVRMCDRISADAHRTRQVFAGKPAHYWYVRSARDKRVFKRLDEA, encoded by the coding sequence ATGAGTAAAAAAACACAGCATATTCTGGCATGGGTATTGAAAGTGAGTGAAGATGGTACGACAGAAACTTGGACTCTATCGAACTCTAAAGTAAATATGTTCATCACAGCTAATAAAGGTGCGATGAGCCATGTGAATGAAAATGGAGCCCTGGCTAATATTGATTTTTGTAATGGGAAGTTGGTTGGTAAGCCAATAATTGTTGACCCTCATATCACCGCAGGGTTTGCATATAAACAGTTTCAGATGGTTATGCCTGGTCATGAGGAAAGGCTGCGAGTAATGTGGACCTTGCTAGGGTTGATTGAAGACCCTGCGCTTAAGGCTTTTTATTGGTCAGTGTTAAGTGACGATAAAATTATGAGTAAATTTTATCGGGCAAAAGCTAGCGAGAGCCATCATCACTGCCATGAAGGCGGATTGTTTGAGCATAGTGTTGATGTTGCTACTGCCGCAGTTTTACATGCCCGTCAAAATGGTTTGGGAGATCGTACTGCTAATATTGCTTTTGTTTCTGGGATATTGCATGACATCGGAAAAATTGAGATGTACTACAACAACCCAGGTGCAAAAAAAGCAGAGGGTTGCCAGCATGAGGCTTTAAGTTTTATGGTTTTATCTGAGCAGTTGGAGGCATTAAAAGCAGCGGACGCTGTATTGTTTGATGCTATCTCCAGCACACTAACGGCCAAGATGGGTAGCTCGCGCAATGAGTACTTGTCAGAAACTATTGTGCGTATGTGCGATAGAATTTCAGCAGATGCGCATCGGACTCGTCAGGTTTTTGCAGGTAAACCTGCACACTATTGGTATGTGCGTTCAGCTCGAGATAAGCGAGTTTTTAAACGTCTTGATGAGGCGTAA
- a CDS encoding tyrosine-type recombinase/integrase, giving the protein MINKHETPMPSASQNKLILAHIEFNTELLPGWRTRKEQRKKEDYRNLRKAISIFQQHLPGMCIENPESTRFSEVWPSIDKALQTALGNTSNYRRAYNFISYAIENGNESGLWQLDVPTPWNTIRRIKPTRNNAWHKRSTVMLEAEKHWRAELNPTADTEELFILFLTCSLLYSGLTRMHLWPALARSIMQNKPLQGSAPTLFLSLKTEPNENYPSNFYCPAQDQGEDQPTCLINHFLDPTSLAVLSQLLRTKPDEWRPNHIDDSSLFINHYRAKVASQLDIKISRTLFRDGAAAVTENQTDVNLPQILVEYITGRKLSASLPLCYWKRLYTKKNYGCSTENIRLIKSSSKANKRPIKRLKSKPSTIVNKLKKILHKDRARHESRSAIIDALQQLITPDLDISENLLCCWLYDHLDHKKNAISTAERYLTAIGDEWIAEAYLEPLDTFDGEDFYTLYMSILNRRQSDKNREFKAERLIDMHNFAVLELGFTPLPFSLNTENKKTITHVSAAIVDEPLFLELLVVVKRLYDTNTREALLLQTFLIMAYRTGLRPGELAKLRLKDIEPSPEGFLYPRNNRFGQNKTPAALRKVPLFPLLAEHEVDTVSKYINERRLEKKSLSELVFCTTENSFEMINTSSIAGLVSSVLYDLSGGLEYRLYHLRHSALSRMQLILHRDLVELPPVLQALIPYSDEQVDDILTLIVGRSRKRDRYSALAAMAGHSSPAMTLSTYLHFTDCLVGLHLQANQRPFDDHLGKALFGLNPHRIALLKKNKAMHPQATYAYSAKKLLRYTNKLKEQPSTGEAPEYLIPRQNSHYIISTAILTKIQDGQSYDELATFYQCDEQRIAAWHQTAIALRELKTVKGKSRLFPLARRHQILPAAPNNSHEKQDIEAGLLAIRSLRKNPLEFYEFKWLLKYALLNSTSSRAGIKFTEPKAFQRFMPIASQLYPWHRWKLLLQMPPEQTVSDWSYSPHMKIETFPLKRVAQHPNGLARLFLRHAEEDKYMEKGLSQFSSQALNVLLHRLAIIFFTPNQIQAWQNSDNNESTHEDGEDCDLN; this is encoded by the coding sequence ATGATAAACAAACATGAAACGCCGATGCCTTCAGCATCGCAAAATAAGCTTATTTTGGCTCATATAGAGTTCAATACCGAGTTGTTGCCCGGGTGGCGTACGCGTAAAGAGCAACGTAAAAAAGAAGATTACAGAAACCTACGCAAGGCCATCAGTATTTTTCAACAGCACCTGCCTGGAATGTGTATTGAAAACCCGGAAAGCACCCGATTCTCGGAGGTCTGGCCCAGTATTGATAAAGCATTGCAAACAGCTCTAGGTAATACCAGCAATTATCGCCGAGCCTATAATTTTATTAGTTACGCCATTGAAAACGGCAATGAAAGCGGCCTGTGGCAGCTAGATGTTCCAACGCCATGGAATACGATTCGCCGCATTAAACCAACACGTAATAATGCGTGGCATAAACGATCAACGGTCATGCTTGAAGCTGAGAAGCATTGGCGCGCAGAGCTTAATCCAACCGCGGATACTGAAGAGCTTTTTATTCTATTTCTGACGTGCTCTTTATTATATAGCGGCCTAACACGCATGCACCTTTGGCCTGCCCTTGCCCGCAGCATTATGCAAAACAAACCGTTACAAGGGAGCGCTCCCACGCTTTTTCTAAGCTTAAAAACGGAGCCAAACGAAAATTACCCGAGCAACTTTTACTGTCCAGCACAAGATCAGGGTGAAGATCAGCCGACCTGCTTAATCAACCACTTTCTCGACCCAACCAGTTTAGCCGTACTTTCTCAGCTATTACGCACCAAGCCTGATGAGTGGCGACCTAACCATATAGATGATAGCTCTCTGTTTATTAACCACTACAGAGCAAAAGTGGCCAGTCAACTGGACATTAAAATCTCGCGCACTTTATTTAGAGACGGTGCAGCAGCAGTTACAGAAAACCAAACGGACGTAAATCTACCGCAGATACTGGTTGAGTACATCACTGGTCGAAAACTTAGCGCTAGCCTGCCGTTATGTTACTGGAAGCGCCTCTATACTAAGAAAAACTATGGATGCAGCACTGAAAACATCAGGCTGATAAAGTCATCTAGCAAGGCAAACAAGAGACCTATAAAGCGCCTTAAAAGCAAGCCTAGCACCATTGTAAATAAGCTTAAAAAAATACTGCACAAGGATCGAGCTCGCCATGAAAGTCGGTCTGCAATCATCGATGCTCTTCAGCAGCTTATAACTCCAGATCTAGACATCAGCGAGAATCTCCTATGCTGCTGGCTTTATGACCACCTAGATCATAAGAAAAATGCGATATCAACTGCAGAACGCTATTTAACAGCCATAGGCGATGAATGGATTGCAGAGGCATACCTAGAGCCCCTTGATACATTTGACGGTGAAGATTTTTACACCTTATATATGTCAATCCTCAACAGGCGGCAATCAGATAAAAATAGAGAGTTTAAAGCCGAGCGACTGATTGATATGCATAATTTTGCGGTGCTTGAGCTCGGCTTTACTCCCCTGCCATTTTCTCTGAACACAGAAAACAAAAAAACAATCACACATGTAAGTGCTGCAATTGTTGATGAGCCGTTATTCCTAGAATTGCTTGTAGTCGTGAAACGTTTATACGACACCAATACACGCGAAGCACTTCTGCTACAGACGTTCTTAATTATGGCGTACAGAACCGGCCTAAGGCCGGGAGAGCTGGCAAAGCTCAGGCTCAAAGATATCGAACCATCACCTGAAGGTTTTTTGTACCCGCGTAACAATAGGTTTGGACAAAACAAAACACCTGCAGCCCTACGTAAAGTTCCCCTATTCCCACTGCTTGCAGAGCACGAGGTAGATACCGTTAGCAAATATATCAATGAACGTAGACTAGAGAAAAAAAGTCTAAGTGAGCTTGTTTTTTGCACAACTGAAAATAGTTTTGAAATGATCAACACATCGAGCATTGCGGGTTTAGTTAGCAGCGTTCTTTACGATCTATCTGGCGGTCTCGAGTACCGCCTGTACCACTTGAGGCATAGCGCATTATCTCGCATGCAATTAATTTTGCATCGTGATCTGGTTGAGCTACCGCCAGTGCTACAAGCTCTTATTCCATACTCTGACGAGCAAGTGGATGACATTCTCACTTTAATTGTCGGTAGGAGTCGTAAACGTGATCGCTATTCCGCATTAGCAGCCATGGCAGGACACAGCAGCCCTGCCATGACGTTAAGCACTTATTTACATTTTACAGACTGCTTAGTAGGACTGCATTTGCAAGCAAACCAACGACCTTTCGATGATCACCTTGGCAAAGCCCTGTTTGGTCTAAATCCACACCGCATAGCACTGCTGAAAAAAAACAAAGCCATGCACCCGCAAGCAACCTATGCATATTCAGCTAAGAAACTGCTGCGCTATACAAATAAACTAAAAGAGCAGCCGTCTACAGGTGAAGCGCCTGAGTACCTTATTCCTCGCCAAAACTCACACTACATAATAAGCACAGCTATTTTGACAAAAATACAGGACGGGCAATCCTACGATGAACTGGCAACATTCTATCAGTGTGATGAGCAACGTATTGCAGCTTGGCATCAGACCGCAATAGCTTTACGTGAACTAAAAACAGTTAAAGGTAAATCAAGACTGTTTCCGCTGGCCCGTCGGCATCAAATTTTACCGGCAGCGCCAAATAACAGTCATGAGAAACAAGACATTGAAGCAGGACTGTTAGCAATTCGTAGCCTACGTAAAAACCCACTAGAATTTTATGAGTTCAAGTGGCTACTCAAATACGCACTGCTAAACAGCACCTCCTCGCGTGCAGGTATTAAGTTTACAGAACCTAAAGCTTTCCAACGTTTTATGCCCATAGCAAGCCAACTGTACCCTTGGCACCGGTGGAAACTTTTATTGCAAATGCCACCTGAGCAGACAGTTTCTGACTGGTCCTATAGCCCACATATGAAAATTGAGACATTTCCACTCAAGCGTGTTGCTCAACACCCTAACGGGCTGGCACGTTTATTTTTACGTCACGCGGAGGAAGACAAGTATATGGAGAAAGGATTATCACAGTTCAGCTCACAGGCGCTGAACGTGCTTTTGCATCGACTGGCTATAATTTTCTTCACACCGAATCAAATACAAGCTTGGCAAAATAGCGACAATAATGAATCGACTCATGAAGATGGTGAAGACTGCGATTTAAATTAG
- a CDS encoding Fis family transcriptional regulator, giving the protein MNQYIGSDFDKFLAEQGLGEEVSAAALKRVVSWQINEAMKLQKVSKKTLAERMHTSRTAVDRALDKDDLGMTIATLASAARALGQRVEVRLVPEGETAHA; this is encoded by the coding sequence ATGAACCAATATATTGGCTCCGATTTCGACAAATTCCTTGCAGAGCAAGGTCTAGGAGAGGAGGTTTCTGCAGCTGCCCTCAAGCGCGTAGTCTCTTGGCAAATCAATGAAGCAATGAAGCTCCAAAAGGTAAGCAAAAAAACCTTGGCTGAACGCATGCATACCAGCCGGACTGCAGTGGATCGTGCTCTTGATAAAGATGACCTGGGAATGACTATCGCTACCTTGGCTAGTGCTGCTCGTGCCCTTGGCCAGCGTGTAGAAGTGCGACTGGTTCCTGAGGGTGAGACGGCCCATGCATAG